The following proteins are encoded in a genomic region of Fusarium oxysporum f. sp. lycopersici 4287 chromosome 1, whole genome shotgun sequence:
- a CDS encoding arylsulfatase has product MGSIPTRKQPNFLVIVADDLGYSDLGCFGSEIATPNLDRLSQTGVRLTNFHTASACSPTRSMLFSGTDNHIAGLGQMTEHMARFMDKYKNRPGYEGYLNFRVAALSEILQDAGYHTIMSGKWHLGTTNETSPHARGFDNSYVFLSGCCNHYNYEPQLDDPAHGFFTPMNAGKFWMQDDRFLDRKNPEDIPDDFYSTTTFSEKLIDYLKDRKDTEQPFFAYLPFTAPHWPLQAPRETIEKYKGVYDDGPAALRKRRLANLVELGLISEDTEPAPMTVELWDKMSPTEKAESARKMEVYAAMVDLIDVNIGRVVDYLDSVDELDNTFVLFMSDNGAEGAMLEAVPMMGSVGSVPRIINKYYNNSIDNMGMADSYIWYGPEWACASMAPSRGFKTWITEGGIRCPCLVRYPPFSKAGGSHTDSFCTVMDILPTILDLAGVRLPGSKFRGREVFPVRGSSWVSHLEDQAPAFHDEEKEITGWELFGLRAIREGRWKALYMTAPRGKDKWELYNLKNDPGELHDLADNNPDIMDRLINLWEIYYSETGMFDPGHEFGVTKI; this is encoded by the exons ATGGGTTCCATTCCAACCCGCAAGCAACCCAACtttctcgtcatcgtcgCCGATGACCTGGGCTACAGTGACCTCGGATGCTTTGGCTCCGAGATAGCGACTCCAAATCTCGACCGCCTCTCGCAGACTGGTGTGCGACTGACCAATTTCCATACGGCTTCAGCATGCTCCCCAACTAGGAGCATGCTATTCTCCGGAACGGACAACCACATTGCGGGCCTGGGCCAGATGACAGAGCACATGGCGAGGTTCATGGATAAGTATAAAAACAGGCCTGGCTATGAGGGATATCTCAACTTTCGCGTTGCTGCGCTTAGTGAGATTCTTCAAGATGCTGGTTATCATACAATTATGTCTGGAAAATG GCACCTCGGAACGACGAACGAGACCTCACCTCACGCGAGAGGTTTCGATAATAGCTATGTCTTCTTATCAGGGTGCTGTAATCACTACAACTATGAACCGCAACTCGACGACCCAGCGCACGGGTTCTTCACACCTATGAACGCCGGCAAGTTCTGGATGCAAGACGACAGATTCTTAGATCGAAAAAACCCAGAAGATATCCCCGACGACTTTTACTCGACAACTACCTTTTCTGAAAAGTTAATTGACTACCTGAAAGATCGCAAAGACACTGAACAGCCATTCTTTGCGTATCTACCTTTCACCGCACCCCATTGGCCTCTACAGGCGCCGCGCGAGACAATCGAGAAATATAAGGGTGTCTACGATGATGGTCCAGCAGCCTTGCGCAAACGAAGGTTGGCGAATCTCGTTGAACTGGGGCTCATCTCTGAAGACACGGAACCAGCACCCATGACAGTCGAACTGTGGGACAAGATGTCGCCCACGGAGAAGGCTGAGTCGGCGAGGAAAATGGAAGTCTATGCCGCTATGGTAGATCTCATAGACGTCAATATCGGCCGCGTGGTGGACTATCTCGACTCTGTTGACGAACTAGACAATACCTTTGTCCTCTTCATGTCGGACAACGGAGCTGAAGGGGCTATGCTCGAAGCTGTTCCCATGATGGGCAGTGTTGGCAGTGTCCCAAGAATCATCAACAAATACTATAACAACTCGATTGATAATATGGGAATGGCAGACTCTTATATCTGGTATGGTCCTGAGTGGGCATGCGCGTCAATGGCGCCCTCCAGGGGTTTCAAGACTTGGATCACCGAAGGTGGTATTAGATGTCCATGCCTTGTTCGATATCCTCCTTTCTCGAAGGCTGGCGGATCGCACACCGACTCATTCTGTACAGTCATGGATATTCTACCAACAATCCTTGACTTGGCGGGCGTGCGCTTACCAGGAAGCAAATTccgaggcagagaagtgTTCCCCGTTAGGGGCTCCTCATGGGTGTcgcatcttgaagatcagGCTCCCGCTTTTCacgatgaggagaaggagataACTGGTTGGGAGCTGTTCGGTCTTCGAGCTATCAGGGAGGGTCGCTGGAAGGCTTTATATATGACCGCACCAAGGGGAAAGGACAAATGGGAGCTATACAACCTGAAGAACGATCCAGGCGAGCTGCACGATCTCGCGGACAATAACCCTGATATCATGGACCGCCTGATTAATTTATGGGAGATCTACTACTCAGAAACAGGAATGTTCGACCCAGGGCATGAGTTCGGTGTCACTAAGATCTAG